TAGAAGTTTTCCAAAGAACTGGTCAAAATGATCAAGCATTTCAAATTAATTCTCAGGTCATCTATATCTCTGCTAAATTGCAGTAATTATTTCTGGTTCTGCTGTCACAAGGTAAAATATTCCTTGCTCTATTTTATaatcaaagcagagaaaagggaCTAAGCACCCAAGTTTTGCTCAATGAGAAATAGACTCTAAATTCCTTCTTGTACCTTTGAAAAATCTTCTCCACATGTATGATTTGTCAAAAGATGCTGAATTCTGCACTGGAAACTGCTAAAGCTAAGAGCCATGCTGCatagataaaataaattttagtcACCATGTCTTTAGTTATTCAGCCTGGAAAGCTGACAGATGCCAGCTTCAAATGCATGGCATTTCCTCCAGAATCACATGTCAAAGCCAAAATTAAGGTTCAGAAATGCATTTGGTTGCTCTGTGGAAATGTTGGCCATTCCTGGATTAATGGTTTTGAATAAGCAAATGGTAAggtaagaaaagggaaaaaaaagaaaaaagccaaacaactGAAGCTTGTGTTTCACGCTTCAAGTGACCTGACCAAGTGTGGCtaaattcccttttaaaatcaaatggCCATGATGCATCTCCCATGGTGCTGCAGTATGAATGCTAAAAGGATTAAAACTGATCAGGTCACAGAGCtttattttttgctcttttaagGGCCATGTTATATCCGAGGCCTTATATTCCTTCTTTACATAGATATGAGTGCATGACAGGAAATTACATAATTTCCTGTGCCATGAAGTAAAATACCCTTTACTGTTCTGTTCTGGAGTCAAGTACACAAAAAACCAGtcattttttcagttcttttcttctgaattcttttaaattaaatagtAATATCATTCAAAAATGTTAGAAATCAAAGTCATGACAATAAAGATATTTAAGTGAAAACAGCTTTGTAGTAACTTCTTGAGTAGGAGCAGTCTATCCACACACCCTCCTTTCTGAACATTGCAGCATTATttgagaacaaaaaaattatggGGCTATTTTGGTACTTGTTACTGTGCAATTCTCAAAGGTGTAACAAACTACTCAATCTAGACAGAAGGGGAATGGAATGAAGAGGATGAATAATAAATCACCACTAACAGTAACCTCAATAGATTACTGTTAGTTTAACTAACAGTAAATCtcaatagattttaaaaatgagttaaggatttgaaattttattaacagatctaaaatattttaaaatgcatttcaaataaTCTACAGGCCTTTAAGACCATTCTCTGAACAGGCATCAGCACTCTGAAGACTCTGAAGAAAATCTTCCCGCAAAAGTTCAGTGCCTTGCTTACAGCctctttctgtttcaaaagaaTGAACATCAAGCATTAGGATAAGGGAATATAGTCTGATCCAGATCATCATTTCCAAGATGGTTTTGTACCTCTTGGAACTCCCAGCTTCCAGATATGCTCTCCCTGTATGAGCCCAGCTCACCCAAAACCCAGACAAGCAGGCCTGGAGCTGTTGCTGGGCCCATTCAGGATTCTACCTCACCATCCTTTTGATCACAGCCCCAGTGTACTGCTGACATCAGGGACAAAAGCCATGTGCAGGTAATTATTTTTGAAACTGAATACATCCATCAGTACAATCTCGGTTCCATGGGGTAAAACCCACTGACATGCAATAGCCCCACAGTCACTTCAGCAGCAGATGTTACAGATGGAGAACAACCATGTGAGTGGCAGTTTAGCTCATTTTCCTGTTGTTGCAGGTATCTTTTTGCCAATCAGTAGATTTGTTAAGGCACTGCCCAAGCTAATTTTGAATAGCTCAGTGAGGACTAGCAGAAGCCTTTGGGCAGCTTCTCCTCCCTCTATGTGATGTACCAGATCAGAGAAACCTAAACTATCAATTCTGTCTTgtcatctgtgtgtgtgtttgcacttAATTTTGCCTTCTACAGCCTTTCATTGGGTTTTGTAATCTTCTGTGCAAGTAACAGGCCTTCTTAGAGTTTTCTTGCACTCCACTAACAAATTACTGTTTTGCACAACAGCTCAGAAGTTGCTTTTTAGGTCTCACTCATCTTGGCCTTTCATCTTTAGTTTTggcctgcagaaaaaaaataatttccagcaAAGTTCGTAATGCAAATTATTCAACTTGCATTAACACATACTTCGTAATCTTTCTGTCTTTACAGCTTCTCCTGGcaatagaaataaattacagCTGCTAGAATATAGTGTTATTCTTTCTCTATCTGAGTTGGGGAAAAGtgattcattttctctctttcttagcAAAAGAGGACACTCTGTTCAGTGAAGCAAAACTTATTATAGCTAAAATTAACTGGAGGAAATACAATCCATAATTAAGCCAGGTTACTTAGTGCCACAGATGCAGTATGAAGAGTATTCCAACTGTATTAGCATGACAGGAAAATGGGGACATCACAGGTTTTGGAATGCCAATTGCCACACAAACTTGGCACAGAATCAGTGAAGGCTATGGGACATTGAATCTGCACAATAAGGCAGAAGaaacttttaaataaagctgATAAACTTCTACACTATAAATACAGTTGTaagggaaaagcagcattttagcTAGGCTGATAAATGGGCTCTGATTAGAAATTAAGTGGTGCTCCTACAGAATTCAGCCATTTCTCAGTAATTAGGACATTCCTTAATGAAGTGGACTGTGGTGCAAAGCAAGCAATTCAGGGCtgtatgcttatttatctgATTCAAGTGCATTAGCTAAATGTCAGTGTTTTTGCCAGCAGCCCATGCTGCAGCCATCAGAGCCGTGACGAGTCCTGCCTCCCCAGCTAACAAACAAGGAacaggctggggcagtgggGAGGAGACTGCTGAAGGCATAGAAAATGCTGTATTTAAACagttgtgtttgcttttctgttaaaaaaaaaaaatcttgaagatCTCCTTTCTGCCAGAACACAGGCACTTTGCAAACGCTGCCAACACAAACCCCTGCGAGCCAGCCAGCTGACATCAGCTGACCAAGGACATGGGGGGACTTTGGACATTTTAtccattcctcctcctcagacAGACTGCCTTTTGTCCTGGCCATCTGACCAAAACAAGCTCATGAGTAAAAGCAGAAGCTGCCTATGGAAGATGGGCTTGTGTCAGCGCAATCAGGGATGCACAGCACCAGGAGGGAAGGACCCAACAGGATGTGATCTCTCAGATATTTCCATTGGAGATGGCCAGTTCAGTCTGGCCTGTACTGGTGATGAGGAAAAACAGTCTCATGTCCTTGCCTAAATTAAATGAGCTGGACAATTTCTGTATGGCTGAAGCAGGTGATATTTTGGAGTGCACAAGTTGCTACTGCAAGGAGAGCAAACCCTAAGGACTGAGGCTGAGGTTGCAGCATCTTTGGAATGACATCTGTGCACTCAGAGCAACCACAATTCATCTCAGACATGGGACAGGAAGTTCTATTTCCCAGAGTCAGGTTAGCCAGAGCTCACAACACAGATCCAAAGTCCCTTTTATGACTTTGCACCCAgtggaaggaggaaagaaatgcatGAGAGGCAGGTAAGTCAGGTGATCCCTGATTGTTTGCAACAAATCCCAACCATCAGAAAGACCAACACAACTGCACTGAGTGGCTCTGCTGAAAACAGCAGTTTTCAGTCTAGCCCTGGGAGACACCCAGATGTCTTGTGTTATCAGGCCTTACCTTCTGGAAACTTTTCCATGCCAGATACTTGCAGAGCAAGCTGAGGCCATAGGGAGCAAGGTCCAGGGAGCCGTACTGGCCCACAGAAGTTGCCTTTCACATCACTCAAGCAAGGGCTGTTTTAATGTGGGGCCAGCTCTAATACAAAAGGGTTATGTCCATGGCAATTGAAATCTGCAAAAGTTTAATATTCAGACCCTCAATACTGCAAATACATTTCAAACATTCTTGTGTCCCAGGATAATAGCTACATAATTAGGGCAAGCCTTTCACACTTTCTCTTTGATCCCACTGGACTTATTTACCAAAAGTCATTGCACGGATGTGCCCAGCAAATGTCTTACAGAAGAGCTTGtaacaaaattaaaagcttaAATATAGAGATCCTCTCTCCACTAAGTACTGGGTTTTATTAGAGCTGGGAGTTGCTCATGCTTCACCCCTTGCAGCCTCTTTGAATCCTCTGTTTGACATTTCAAAAGTGCCATGCAGGTTCTAATACACATTACACAGAAAGAGCTATTATAAAATTCCTGACTTTTTCTTGTTTGCACGACAAAGGGGGAATGGCAAATCCTCCAATTGGACCAGATAAtcactctcctgtgaaaagCCTCCAATATACAtcctctgttttcttcttaGCTGAGCTTCAAGTGTGTTTGGTCAATAATTTTATTTCGGGTGTGAAGCCCATAAATCACCTCCCAATACACATTGGACAGTGGAGAGTCCTGGTGGATTTGGCATCAGCCACAGGAGAAAGCACACCCAGATACAGGAaagctgggtgctgctggagcaatcagacattttcatttcatgttGTCATGGTCTTTTGAAGAACACTCACTGCAGAGTAGGACCACTCTCTGGGGCAAAGACAAATTGGATGGATAAATAATTATGGAATTGTGTCTTCTGACATAAGGGAGAGACCAGTACAAATCCTTGGACTGCAATTTTATCCAGGTGACCATACAAACCTAACAAATTCCCTGCTGCAACTGAGCTGGACAACATTTTGAGAGTCCATGTGCAGAAAGGTTTGTCAGCCATCTGAACATTGCTCAGGTGGTTTCCAAGCCTCTGACACAGCCCACTGTGTGACCAGCTCTTTTCCCCCAGCCTCTAGGAATCCATTTGGCTGGAGAGACAGTCCTGAGGGAAGAGCTGGGTATATGGATTTTTCCTAGAGGGATGAGGGAAGTCACAaagatttcaggaaaaaacctTCCCTTTTATTCACAGGAGTGTTTGACATGAGCTGAACTCGAAGCTGACAAATGAAGTGGAtatttttcactgctgtttgtGTCTTGGGAATGGATGTATTTTGAAGTAACACACAAATGCATGTCTAAAATTCATCTCTGGAGAAAGATGCTACACAAAGTGCAGGATTAAAGAATGCACTGCCTTGGGCCATGCACAGGCTGTTACTTTGTAGTCTGttccattttcctcttaaaaCTCAATTTAGCTAAATAAGGTGCCCTTTTAGCATCTAACAGAGGCTTTATCATGCTTAAGAAGACAAGTTTCTTAAAAGGCTGTAAAGACAAAGTGAGCAGTAACAGAAGTGTTGAGTGGGGCTCTTTCAGACGGCTTTATTGCCTTCCCCCGAGTACAACCCAGGCTGCCTCCCTCAGCTGACACTTGTTTTAATGAGGGATGAGCCACAAAGGGGTGATTTTGTACAAGTTCATTACATCCATCCTCCAGCCAGACTGTCCTCAGGGCACACCATTCAGCCTGGGCACTGGGTGAAACTGGGCCAATTTAAAATCATTTACAGAGGCATATAAATCCAAACGGCCTTTGATCCTGAAGACATTTGTCTGTAGGCTCAGGTatgtggctgctggagaggatGAGAGTCTCCCCCAGGTGCCATGCTCCTTCGTGCTTTTAACAATCACATTTTATTCCTTCAATTCAATTCTCCTGGGATTGGTGCCAAAAATAGATTTCCACACCTTATGCCAGCAAaggctggggaagaaaaaggtgTAAGTTTCCAGTTTAAATGTTACAAGGTAAACATCCAACCTCCTCACCCCAGCCTTCAGATCAGCTTCACTCTCCAGAGCCAGTGCTCTATTGTGGCTGTTAACAGCATTCAAAAAACTGATATTCTTCATCCATGCTGGGGAATAGTGCAGTGGTTTCTCATGTTCACTGAGAAGTGATTTGCCTTTACATAAACCCTATTCTTCTAGGCATGAGTATTATGAAACACCCAGGAATCCAGAAAGAGTGATGGGGAGTTTTTCTACCACGTCACACCCCGTACATCCTCCACCTTCTGTGAttcaggagcagcacaaaatCCCATAAATCATTCAAGTGCTGTGACTCACTGCCCTGATTCATACACTTGATACAAATATTCAGAGATCAAAGTGGAACCTTAGACCCCCCAACCCAAAGattaaaatgatttttcaatGCTTGCCATAAAAATGGACTTTCAGCTAAAGCTAAAGCTTCTCCTGATCGTTATTGGCAAGTTCTCTGCAGCAAAGATTGATGTTGCTTTGAGGAATCATATGGTGTGGCACATAAAGCAATGTATTCTGCAGTTGTGCTTCCTCccttcagggctgagcagggggcACTCATTGCTCAGGGGGCTTCTGGACAAATATTTACAGggaattaaaagagaaaaaaggaaatttcttccCCGTGACGGAATCTAGGAGCCCCCTAAACCCTCCTGTATTAACTTTGCAGCGGATGAAGGTGTTAAACTGGCATGTGTCTACCAACAGGGGAGTGACCCTTTCAAGTCCTTTGCTTCGTCCCCACTTGTGAAATTTGTTGTGCCAGTGGGACGAGGCTGGCTATAAAAGCCCAGCACCGGGGACCTCCACCCAGCTCGGGCAGGCTGCCAGCACATCTCTGCCGAGAGCAGCCCCGGGGAGATCCCCCCTTCACCTCTGCCGGGCCGGGAGCTGCTTCTCTGACAGGAGGATGGACCTGAGGTGTGCCTGGATGCTCTGCGTGCTCGGCCTCGTCCCCACCGCCCGAGCCTTCACCCAGGAACGCTTCAAGGAGGCGGTGCTgaagcagctggggctgtccgAGGTGCCTAAACTCCATTCGGGAGACTTGGTGGATGTGGTTATCCCAGAGCACGTCAAGAACAAGTACATGTCCATGCTGAAGCGGCAGAGGGTGAAGCGCcgagccctgcccagcctggctggcatCCTCAGGGGCATCCCGGGGCACACAGGTAAGGTTTCTGTTGCTGGGAACATACCAAGCATCCTGCTGCCGCCAGGGGAATCtgccagggctctcctggctggcagcagcatgGGCAGAGGTAAAACCCGGAGGGTAAAGAGGAATGAGGGGCGGGTTTGGCTCCAGACCTCGTGCAAGAGCATCCTAAAGATTAACAAATCACCCTTTGCACCTGGAGAGGGAGTCCCGCAGTCCTTCCAAGGGacaggatgctgctggagctTGATACAAGCCTTGGTACCCTGGGAACAGTCGGGGCAGGTGGGGGGAATAAAAAAGTGCAAGCCAAGATTTTGGGTGAAATCTATAGCATGTTCTCTAATAGGAATGACACCTCTTGGAGAATGTTTCACTCCCGCTCATCTcttttttgtttaggttttttttttacaggaaaaattaccaaggagaaaaaatagcCACACAGATACAATAGTGGCTGTACAAGGGCACTTAGAGCTTATTGTGCTTTCAAAGGACATACGCAGCACCCTGGGCagcaaatgaaaatactttttcattCCAAGTGATGCAAATACTTTTTCATTCCAAGTGGTGCAGTTTCCTGCTTTCAtgcccagcactggcacagaggTGCACACTTTTAGAGGTCATATTATGCCGGAGATTTGGTTcttccaggctgcagaggctcAGACATGGGAGAATAATTCAGGCATTTGCAAGACATTGATTCAAGCATGCATTAGAAAAGGTGTGTTTAGTGGCTGTCTCTGCCACTGTGAGCATGGAAGGAGTGTGTTGTGATGATAATTGTGCATGAAACGTggcagcttttcccagcaggGTGGCAGTGACAGGCCATGCTTTTTGTCCCCAACTGCACAGGTATGACAGGGGAAGTCCTCTACTCCGACACAACCACACGCCAGAGGCTGGTGTTCGACATGGAAGGCAGAATACCCAAAAACAGTGAAGTGACGATGGCTGAACTGAAACTCTTCAAGAAGCCTGTGGACAGGGCAAAGCTGCCTGCCAGGCAGTCCCACAGGCCCATCTCCAACGCCAGAGTCAGCGTGTActgggtgcagcagcagcacgatGGCACCAACAGCACCTCCCTGATAGATTCCAGGTGAGAAAGGGGCCTCTGCTGGAGTTACAGGGTTTGGGTCCTCTGGGGTGCTGTGGGCATCATGTGGTTGTGCCTCAGCTCAATCTGATGGGGTTTGCATCTGCACAACCCTGTTACATGGCCTCTAAACCCACAATGAGCTTTTAAGAGCAGGTATCATGCTGAGACGGCAATATATGATGATTCTACGAAATTATATCATGTACTATTACATCTTCTTCTCTGAAATCCCCCACTTGGTTCAATTCTGTGTCACTTATTCAAGTGGGTTACTGGTTGctggttttctttcccctgGCCATTTTATTAGCTGGTTTAAACAAGTAAATGATGCAAAAATAATCTGATTCTGTAGTGGTGAGCTCTGTGGAAGTTTTGCAACAAGGCAGAACTAGACTGGACTGGAAACTTATGGCCCTGGTGCAGCTCGGACAGGAGCAGGTGGGAGCCTGGTGTTCACCAAGTGTTGTTGCCAATATTGAGGCTGCACATGACCCTGCACCACCTAATTTTTGGTATGAGCATGTAGAGAGGGTTTTTTCTGGCCCTGCAGTGTCTGTTAGATCTGCATTCATCTTTTTGAGGTGACAGTTAACTGCTGTGGGCGCTTGCCCAGAGCAAAAATGATCATGTACTCAAGGCATGTGCCGATCTACAGGATGCGAATTATCCTGCTGCAATAACAGCGCTGCGAGCCCGGGATTTGTCTGATGGGCTTTTCTAACGCCAAGCCCTTGTCGTGCAGGCTGGTTCCTATCCGTGAGTCGGGCTGGAAGAGCTTTGATGTGACCCAGGCCGTGCATTACTGGCTGCGGAGCGAGGGGCGGGGGCCGATGCTGCTGGAGGTGCGGATCGAAGGGGAGAGGCCGGGCAGCCACGCCTCGGAAATGGCCAGAGCCGTGCGCTTCACCTCGCAGCACCCCGGGGACAAAGCCCTGGGCAAGCCCGAGCTGGTGCTCTACACCCTCGACTTGGATGACTACGGGTATGTAGGAAACCTAAATCTGTATGTACTgcctgtgaaaaacgccaatggcttggttttaaaattttaaaagtctaaCAGTAgaaaaatggttataaaaaaatagtaatacaattagagtaataataatttggacaaattaaattaggacaatatgaggcaataaatacaaagagttacggacgtccaggtacctttttctgggcagcataaacccgaaaaaggacccacgttaacagaggattaacccttaaaagcaacagcctgttgcatattcatatacttcatacatgatgcataaattccattcaaacacaagaTTCTGTCTGGTTatcatcaacttcttcctctgaatcctaacagcaccTTCGAGGTGGGAAGAGGTTGGTTTCTTCTGgtaatggagcaataaattctccttctctgaaagatttaggtgtcctgtggctgctatctcactgcaagccctttctttaaaaaaaatatcctacatagcacagtttctattttaacattttgttataacctaaaactatatttaacacgcttcttaagagaattaatacagcattacttcctaacacaacacatataatattcattttaatatttgcaaaaagccaattataaaatacatgcatttttcacactgccTCTGGTGTAATTTTGTCCTTGAATTATTGATTTTTGTTGGGGGGGAAGAGGGCAAACCCCAAATTACTGGGGGTGGAGAGGGCAGGAAGATCTTACCATCACCAGTGCTCACCAGCTGTGAATGGAGAAGTtagaaagctgctgctgaatcTCACCTCTCCTTTTCCCATATCTGCTGTCTGAATACCGGAACAAACCCTGAGCAGGTTCCATGTCTCAGAGCCCAcctgtgctgtcagcagcaaGGATGATATCTCCCATTCCCCAGCCGCCAGTTGCAGCACCCAttcctgtctcctttttggTATCCAGGTGCCCGGGGACCACAGGGAGGAGACAGAGCCCTTTTATACTATTAGCAGCAAGAATGATTTCTCCCACTCCCAGTTTTCAGTTGCAGCACCcattcctgttttgtttttttttttggtatccAGGAGCCCTGGGGACTGCAGGGATGAGGCAGAGCCCACGTATGCTATCAGCAGCAAGGGTGATTTCTCCCACTCCCCAGTTCCCAGTTGCAGCACTCAttcctgtctcctttttggCATCCAGGAGCTCCGGGGACTGCAGGGAGGAGGCGTTGCTGGGGAAATCCACCTGCTGCCGGCAGCAGCACTACATCAGCCTGCGGGACGTGCCCTGGGTGCTGGAGCCGGCGGGGTTCCAGGCGTTCCGCTGCTCCGGGCCCTGCCGGCagccgccgcgccgccccggCTCCGGGCCGCGCTCCTGCGCCGCGGCCGCCAGCTCGGCGCTGCCCATCATCTACCTCGTCAGGAGGGGCAACCACACCGAGGTTGAGGCGGCCGAGCTGCCCAACATGATCGTGGAGAGGTGCAGCTGTGTCGCGGACGGTGTGGCGCTGGTGTGATGGGTGATGGGATGGCCAAGGGCGTCATCCATTCCCCATCCATTCCCTGCAGCCCCGCCAAGAGCCaacccagccctgagccagaGATGAAGGTCCTGGGGGGTCTGCCTGCACTGGGGCCCTGGTGCCCTGCAGAGAGTCCACTTGTCCGTGTAGATGAGCTCAGAGGAGCGTGCATTTCTCATAAGTGAGGGGTACCTTAGGAGCCTTGTGCTTCTCGGGGCCTCCTTGATGCCAGCTACACTTGACTGAATTTATTTAACCCCCCACTCTGGAGTAATGCAAACACCTCCAggtaaaataacaaaattccATTCCTTCACCATCACCAGGTGAAGAGCAAATTCGCTGGCTCAGCTTTTCATTCTTAGGCTGCTGGGTTTGGTCCTGGTCTGCCCAAGCTGTGTTTTTAGTGAGCAGAAGCACTTACATGTATATAAACTGTACACACACAGATGCACACATGTACAGAGTGTATGAATAAATGTGTGTATTGTCTACATACTGAATAGCTACATATTGATtacttacatatatatatgtacataaaaTATTGCCTAGAGCTCAAAGGAGCATATTTATGTGCATATGTATTGCATGTACATACACATACCTACATGTACATAAAATATTATCTGAAACTCAAAGACTTATATTTTTGGTCCCTGCACCACGGGCTTCACATAGTTTTAGG
Above is a genomic segment from Zonotrichia leucophrys gambelii isolate GWCS_2022_RI chromosome 3, RI_Zleu_2.0, whole genome shotgun sequence containing:
- the LOC135445037 gene encoding left-right determination factor 2-like, which encodes MDLRCAWMLCVLGLVPTARAFTQERFKEAVLKQLGLSEVPKLHSGDLVDVVIPEHVKNKYMSMLKRQRVKRRALPSLAGILRGIPGHTGMTGEVLYSDTTTRQRLVFDMEGRIPKNSEVTMAELKLFKKPVDRAKLPARQSHRPISNARVSVYWVQQQHDGTNSTSLIDSRLVPIRESGWKSFDVTQAVHYWLRSEGRGPMLLEVRIEGERPGSHASEMARAVRFTSQHPGDKALGKPELVLYTLDLDDYGSSGDCREEALLGKSTCCRQQHYISLRDVPWVLEPAGFQAFRCSGPCRQPPRRPGSGPRSCAAAASSALPIIYLVRRGNHTEVEAAELPNMIVERCSCVADGVALV